The window ATGTATGGGTCAGGTGCCTAATGTAGTATTTACAAGTGGTGCTGTAGTCATGCCTGATGGAACGTTGAATGTGTATTATGGTGGTGCGGATACAAGAGTGTGTCTTGCACAGACAACGGTAGAAGAACTTCTTGCTTTCTGCCTACAAGCAAAATAATAATTTAGAAAGGCGAGTTGACTATGGTACGGTCGTTAATCAATACCAAAAAAAAAACAAAGACAACTAGATGGTTAAAAACCATTAAACAACAATATCAGCTGTTGATTATAGGCATACCCTTCTTAATATATACCCTAACATTTGCATATGTGCCATTAGCTGGCTGGGTGATGGCTTTTACGAATTACAAGCCGTCACCAAATACAAGTATGTTGGATAATTTTGTAGGATTGAAGAATTTTGAAAGGCTGTTTTCCAATGAAGTATTCTTAAGATCCTTGAGAAACACCATTGCTATGGGAGCACTTGATATTGTCCTTGGTACAGTGTTTGCGGTGTTCTTAGCCTTAATGATTAATGAAGTTAAGAATAGGGGGCTAAAGAAGATAACACAAACAGTCTCCTATATGCCGCACTTTCTATCATGGGTTGTTGCATCGAGTATTATTCTTGGCGTCATGAGTGTCGATGGTGGTGAGCTTAACGAATTGTTACTTTTTTTGAGAATTATTGACGAACCCATCAATTGGATAGGTATGGAACAATACTTCTGGTTCGTATCAACGACTTCTCAGATATGGAAAGAATCAGGTTGGACTGCTATTATATACTTATCGGCTATTACTGCCATATCGATGGATATGTACGAGGCTGCCAAAATCGATGGTGCCAACCGCTTTCAGGCCATACGATTCATTACACTTCCTAGTTTGATGCCTACAATTAAGATTATGTTCATTATAAATGTAGGTAATCTGCTTAATCAAGGGTTTGAAAAACAGTATTTACTTGGTAATAGCTCCGTTATTAATTTTGCAGAAGTCATTGATACGTATGTTATTCGATATGGTATAGGGCAGGGGAATTATTCTTTTGCTACAGCAGCAGGATTGTTTAAGTCGGTGGTTGGCATCATCCTTATCATTACAGCTAATAAAATTTCCAAAAAAGCAACTGGAGAGGGGGTATTCTAATCATGAAAATGTTACAAGAGTGGCATAATAAATCTCTCCAAGATAAAATATTTAGTATGATATTATTGGTTTTATGTATATTTGTTATCATGATTACATTGTACCCTATGTTAAATGTCGTCGCCATTTCCTTTAATGACAGTATGGATACAATGCGTGGCGGTATAAACATGTTACCAAGAAAGTTTTCCACCTATGCTTATGCAAGTATTTTTGACAAGAACTATTTTCTTAGTGCCGTTACGATGTCCGTACTTAGAACACTTGTAGGTGTAGGAACCAGTGTTCCTGTGATGGTGATGGTTGCTTATGTTATATCCCGTAAAGAGTATGTGCTTCGTGGGATTACAACCCGATTAATGGTTTACACCATGTATGTATCAGCTGGAATTATTCCAATCTTTTTCTTGATGCGAACGCTTCATCTTACGAATTCTTTCTGGGTGTACATTATTCCACCATTGGCGCAAGCATATTTTATCATTATAACAAGAACCTATATATTAAGTTTGCCTGACAGTATAATGGAGTCGGCAAAACTAGATGGCGCTAATCATTTTACGATTATTTTCAAGATTATTTTTCCATTAGTTAAACCTGTTATTGCAACGTTGGTGTTATTCGTTGCGGTACAGCAGTGGAACAACTGGTATGACACGTTTCTTTACAATAGCAGTAACCAAGAGCTTAGTACCCTTCAGTATGAATTGAAGAAAATGCTAGCCGCTGCTACGATTAAAGGAGATGCCAATTCCATGGGAAATTCAGAAAGCGGAAACTTCC is drawn from Vallitalea pronyensis and contains these coding sequences:
- a CDS encoding carbohydrate ABC transporter permease, translating into MKMLQEWHNKSLQDKIFSMILLVLCIFVIMITLYPMLNVVAISFNDSMDTMRGGINMLPRKFSTYAYASIFDKNYFLSAVTMSVLRTLVGVGTSVPVMVMVAYVISRKEYVLRGITTRLMVYTMYVSAGIIPIFFLMRTLHLTNSFWVYIIPPLAQAYFIIITRTYILSLPDSIMESAKLDGANHFTIIFKIIFPLVKPVIATLVLFVAVQQWNNWYDTFLYNSSNQELSTLQYELKKMLAAATIKGDANSMGNSESGNFLTPVSIRAAMTVVVSVPIMAIYPFLQKYFVGGLVVGGVKE
- a CDS encoding ABC transporter permease, with product MVRSLINTKKKTKTTRWLKTIKQQYQLLIIGIPFLIYTLTFAYVPLAGWVMAFTNYKPSPNTSMLDNFVGLKNFERLFSNEVFLRSLRNTIAMGALDIVLGTVFAVFLALMINEVKNRGLKKITQTVSYMPHFLSWVVASSIILGVMSVDGGELNELLLFLRIIDEPINWIGMEQYFWFVSTTSQIWKESGWTAIIYLSAITAISMDMYEAAKIDGANRFQAIRFITLPSLMPTIKIMFIINVGNLLNQGFEKQYLLGNSSVINFAEVIDTYVIRYGIGQGNYSFATAAGLFKSVVGIILIITANKISKKATGEGVF